Proteins co-encoded in one Salvia splendens isolate huo1 chromosome 4, SspV2, whole genome shotgun sequence genomic window:
- the LOC121799471 gene encoding stomatal closure-related actin-binding protein 1-like isoform X2, with the protein MTRVSPDFGDEVQAVWTVSADVSFQTNQFPKYKLGPNNEILEEIKEDSKGPPLKEVVVQEIRQLTEQHKRLSVRDLASKFDKNLAAAAKMSEEAKLKEVASLDGHVLLKKLRDALECLKGRLAGQNKEDVEKAISMVEALAVQLTQKEGELIQEKFEVKKLVNFLKQASEDAKKLVNQEKSFGCAEIESARAVVQRIGEALEEQERNQSSGKQQELEELIEEVQEARRIRLMHQPRKVADMESELRELRLQIRQKCTVSIKLQNELEMNMKSDDNSTRLYEISGPEKLGSILRIQSCSDEAVDLAKCLIQWYRLSSQCSRREPILGANKCVYAPEPIDVGRVLQADIASDCLKVTLTTDGAIEQASDLGAYVDTLSRKPSIDFNVVISQMNGRNYSSHSVHLFHIGKTRIKLSRGWITKARDSYSKSMQLCGFRGGGNSAAKSLFWQARKGQSFVLVFDSERERNGALMYARKYALDCNVFLAGPDDDALL; encoded by the exons ATGACGAGGGTTAGTCCGGATTTCGGAGACGAGGTCCAGGCAGTTTGGACGGTATCAGCAGATGTCAGCTTTCAGACTAATCAGTTCCCTAAATACAAGTTAGGGCCAAATAATGAAATTCTAGAGGAGATCAAAGAGGACAGCAAAGGTCCCCCGCTGAAGGAGGTTGTTGTTCAGGAAATTAGGCAGCTAACTGAACAGCACAAGCGTTTATCTGTACGGGACCTGGCAAGCAAATTCGACAAGAACTTGGCTGCAGCAGCGAAGATGTCGGAGGAG GCCAAACTTAAGGAGGTGGCATCTTTGGATGGACACGTGCTTTTGAAGAAGCTTAGGGATGCATTGGAATGTTTGAAAGGAAGATTAGCTGGTCAGAACAAAGAAGACGTCGAAAAAGCCATCTCTATG GTGGAGGCTTTGGCAGTACAATTAACTCAAAAAGAAGGAGAGCTTATTCAAGAGAAATTTGAAGTGAAGAAGCTGGTGAATTTTCTCAAGCAG GCTTCTGAAGATGCTAAAAAATTGGTCAACCAAGAAAAATCTTTTGGTTGTGCTGAAATAGAGAGCGCGAGGGCAGTTGTTCAAAGAATTGGAGAGGCCCTTGAGGAACAAGAAAGAAATCAAAGTTCAGGCAAGCAACAG GAGTTGGAGGAACTAATTGAAGAGGTTCAAGAGGCCAGAAGAATAAGACTAATGCATCAACCAAGAAAG GTTGCGGATATGGAAAGTGAGCTTCGGGAGCTAAGACTTCAAATTAGACAGAAGTGCACAGTTTCAATTAAGCTGCAAAACGAG CTGGAAATGAACATGAAATCTGACGATAATTCGACCCGACTTTATGAGATAAGTGGCCCTGAGAAGTTAGGTTCTATTCTAAGGATTCAGTCCTGTTCAGATGAAGCAGTAGACCTTGCAAAATGTTTGATCCAGTGGTATCGATTGTCATCTCAATGCAGCCGCAGGGAACCTATTTTGG GTGCTAACAAGTGTGTTTATGCTCCCGAGCCAATTGATGTTGGGCGAGTTCTGCAAGCTGATATAGCATCAGACTGCCTAAAGGTCACGTTGACAACTGATGGTGCTATTGAGCAAG CCTCAGACTTGGGAGCTTATGTAGATACACTTTCGCGGAAACCAAGCATCGACTTCAAT GTGGTTATCTCCCAAATGAATGGAAGGAACTATTCGTCACATTCGGTGCATTTGTTTCATATTGGGAAAACAAGGATCAAGCTAAGCCGAGGATGGATCACAAAGGCCAGGGATTCCTACTCTAAGTCTATGCAG CTATGTGGATTCAGAGGAGGCGGCAACTCTGCTGCGAAATCCCTTTTCTGGCAAGCACGCAAGGGGCAATCTTTCGTGCTTGTTTTTGATTCAGAGCGTGAACGAAATGGAGCGCTAATGTATGCCAGAAAATATGCTCTCGACTGCAAT GTGTTTCTTGCTGGTCCAGACGACGATGCTCTGCTGTAA
- the LOC121799471 gene encoding stomatal closure-related actin-binding protein 1-like isoform X1, producing MFLLINSFSFRDRVEAMTRVSPDFGDEVQAVWTVSADVSFQTNQFPKYKLGPNNEILEEIKEDSKGPPLKEVVVQEIRQLTEQHKRLSVRDLASKFDKNLAAAAKMSEEAKLKEVASLDGHVLLKKLRDALECLKGRLAGQNKEDVEKAISMVEALAVQLTQKEGELIQEKFEVKKLVNFLKQASEDAKKLVNQEKSFGCAEIESARAVVQRIGEALEEQERNQSSGKQQELEELIEEVQEARRIRLMHQPRKVADMESELRELRLQIRQKCTVSIKLQNELEMNMKSDDNSTRLYEISGPEKLGSILRIQSCSDEAVDLAKCLIQWYRLSSQCSRREPILGANKCVYAPEPIDVGRVLQADIASDCLKVTLTTDGAIEQASDLGAYVDTLSRKPSIDFNVVISQMNGRNYSSHSVHLFHIGKTRIKLSRGWITKARDSYSKSMQLCGFRGGGNSAAKSLFWQARKGQSFVLVFDSERERNGALMYARKYALDCNVFLAGPDDDALL from the exons ATGTTCTTGCTCATAAATAGCTTCTCTTTCAGAGATAGAGTTGAGGCAATGACGAGGGTTAGTCCGGATTTCGGAGACGAGGTCCAGGCAGTTTGGACGGTATCAGCAGATGTCAGCTTTCAGACTAATCAGTTCCCTAAATACAAGTTAGGGCCAAATAATGAAATTCTAGAGGAGATCAAAGAGGACAGCAAAGGTCCCCCGCTGAAGGAGGTTGTTGTTCAGGAAATTAGGCAGCTAACTGAACAGCACAAGCGTTTATCTGTACGGGACCTGGCAAGCAAATTCGACAAGAACTTGGCTGCAGCAGCGAAGATGTCGGAGGAG GCCAAACTTAAGGAGGTGGCATCTTTGGATGGACACGTGCTTTTGAAGAAGCTTAGGGATGCATTGGAATGTTTGAAAGGAAGATTAGCTGGTCAGAACAAAGAAGACGTCGAAAAAGCCATCTCTATG GTGGAGGCTTTGGCAGTACAATTAACTCAAAAAGAAGGAGAGCTTATTCAAGAGAAATTTGAAGTGAAGAAGCTGGTGAATTTTCTCAAGCAG GCTTCTGAAGATGCTAAAAAATTGGTCAACCAAGAAAAATCTTTTGGTTGTGCTGAAATAGAGAGCGCGAGGGCAGTTGTTCAAAGAATTGGAGAGGCCCTTGAGGAACAAGAAAGAAATCAAAGTTCAGGCAAGCAACAG GAGTTGGAGGAACTAATTGAAGAGGTTCAAGAGGCCAGAAGAATAAGACTAATGCATCAACCAAGAAAG GTTGCGGATATGGAAAGTGAGCTTCGGGAGCTAAGACTTCAAATTAGACAGAAGTGCACAGTTTCAATTAAGCTGCAAAACGAG CTGGAAATGAACATGAAATCTGACGATAATTCGACCCGACTTTATGAGATAAGTGGCCCTGAGAAGTTAGGTTCTATTCTAAGGATTCAGTCCTGTTCAGATGAAGCAGTAGACCTTGCAAAATGTTTGATCCAGTGGTATCGATTGTCATCTCAATGCAGCCGCAGGGAACCTATTTTGG GTGCTAACAAGTGTGTTTATGCTCCCGAGCCAATTGATGTTGGGCGAGTTCTGCAAGCTGATATAGCATCAGACTGCCTAAAGGTCACGTTGACAACTGATGGTGCTATTGAGCAAG CCTCAGACTTGGGAGCTTATGTAGATACACTTTCGCGGAAACCAAGCATCGACTTCAAT GTGGTTATCTCCCAAATGAATGGAAGGAACTATTCGTCACATTCGGTGCATTTGTTTCATATTGGGAAAACAAGGATCAAGCTAAGCCGAGGATGGATCACAAAGGCCAGGGATTCCTACTCTAAGTCTATGCAG CTATGTGGATTCAGAGGAGGCGGCAACTCTGCTGCGAAATCCCTTTTCTGGCAAGCACGCAAGGGGCAATCTTTCGTGCTTGTTTTTGATTCAGAGCGTGAACGAAATGGAGCGCTAATGTATGCCAGAAAATATGCTCTCGACTGCAAT GTGTTTCTTGCTGGTCCAGACGACGATGCTCTGCTGTAA
- the LOC121798318 gene encoding G2/mitotic-specific cyclin-1-like translates to MASRQVLQQQNRGVEAAVPVANKQKNMVAERKNRRALGDIGNMVTIRGVDGKPLPQVSRPVTRSFCAQLLAKAQATAAENNKCLAVNANVVDGAQPIKKAVVHKEAAPKPKPEVITVISPDSEQVVEKEKPLKKRAPTLTSTLSARSKAANKPKEQKVDIDAADANNHLAVVEYIDEIYQFYKSAEHEGRARDYMDSQPEINAKMRAILVDWLVQVHNKFELSQETLYLTINLVDRYLASKITARKELQLVGLGAMLIASKYEEIWAPEVNELVFISDKTYSSAQILCMEKMILGQLEWSLTVPTPYVFLVRFIKASMSDAKVENMVYMLAEVAMMNYSTAIRYRPSMIAASAVYVARCSLNTAPAWSEALRQHTGFLEEQLMDCAKLLATYHSTLAEGNLRGIYRKYHSSEREGVALIPPAKSLLLA, encoded by the exons ATGGCGTCAAGACAGGTGCTTCAACAGCAGAACAGAG GAGTGGAGGCAGCAGTTCCGGTTGCTAACAAGCAGAAAAATATGGTGGCGGAGAGGAAGAATCGCCGCGCTCTCGGTGATATAGGAAACATGGTCACTATTCGCGGCGTCGACGGCAAGCCGCTTCCTCAGGTTTCTCGACCTGTTACCAG GAGTTTCTGTGCCCAATTACTGGCTAAGGCGCAGGCTACAGCTGCTGAAAATAACAAG TGCTTGGCAGTGAATGCTAATGTGGTGGATGGGGCTCAGCCAATCAAGAAAGCTGTGGTTCACAAGGAAGCTGCACCGAAGCCGAAGCCGGAGGTGATTACAGTAATTAGCCCTGATTCTGAACAAGTTGTGGAGAAAGAGAAGCCCTTGAAAAAGAGGGCTCCAACTCTTACATCAACACTCTCTGCTAGGAGCAAG GCTGCTAATAAACCAAAGGAGCAGAAAGTGGATATTGATGCTGCAGATGCCAATAATCATTTAGCAGTTGTTGAATACATTGATGAAATTTACCAATTCTACAAATCGGCAGAG CACGAGGGCAGGGCTCGCGACTACATGGATTCGCAGCCCGAGATCAACGCGAAGATGAGGGCGATCCTGGTTGATTGGCTGGTTCAAGTCCATAACAAATTTGAGCTGTCTCAAGAGACCCTCTACCTCACCATCAACCTGGTGGATCGATATCTTGCATCGAAGATCACTGCAAGGAAGGAGCTGCAGTTGGTGGGACTAGGGGCAATGCTGATAGCCTCAAAATATGAGGAGATATGGGCGCCCGAGGTGAACGAGCTGGTGTTCATCTCAGACAAAACATACTCCTCTGCACAAATCTTGTGTATGGAGAAGATGATCCTCGGACAGCTCGAGTGGAGCTTGACGGTCCCCACTCCATACGTGTTCCTTGTCCGATTCATCAAAGCATCCATGAGTGATGCAAAA GTGGAGAACATGGTGTATATGTTGGCTGAGGTTGCAATGATGAATTACAGCACTGCAATAAGGTACCGCCCCTCCATGATTGCTGCCTCAGCAGTCTATGTGGCGAGATGCAGCTTGAACACGGCCCCGGCTTGGAGCGAGGCACTTAGGCAGCACACAGGGTTCTTGGAAGAGCAGCTGAT GGATTGTGCTAAGCTTCTGGCGACGTACCATTCAACGTTGGCGGAGGGGAATCTGCGGGGGATCTACAGAAAGTACCACAGCTCAGAGAGGGAGGGTGTTGCTCTCATTCCACCAGCAAAATCTCTTTTGTTGGCCTAG